The following proteins are co-located in the Tardibacter chloracetimidivorans genome:
- the ychF gene encoding redox-regulated ATPase YchF translates to MGFRCGIVGLPNVGKSTLFNALTETAAAQAANYPFCTIEPNVGQVAVPDPRLYEIAKIGGSAKIIETQLGFVDIAGLVRGASKGEGLGNQFLANIREVDAIVHVLRCFEDGDVTHVEGRVDPIADAETVETELMLADLDSLEKRVPNLFKKGQQGDKEAKAAASVLGQALDLLREGKPARLTRPKDDEEARLFAQAQLLTSKPVLYVCNVEEASAASGNAHSARVFDKAGAEGAKAVVISAAIEAEIVQMDAADRPEFLAELGLSETGLARIIRAGYELLDLITFFTVGPKEARAWTVEKGARAPQAAGAIHTDFERGFIRAETMSYQDYVTLGGEAAARDAGRLRSEGKDYVVHDGDIMLFRFNV, encoded by the coding sequence ATGGGTTTTCGCTGCGGCATCGTGGGCCTGCCCAATGTGGGCAAATCGACGCTTTTCAACGCGCTGACGGAGACGGCGGCGGCGCAGGCGGCGAATTATCCATTCTGCACGATCGAACCCAATGTCGGCCAGGTCGCCGTGCCCGATCCCCGGCTTTACGAGATCGCGAAGATCGGCGGTTCGGCCAAGATCATCGAGACACAGCTTGGCTTTGTGGACATTGCCGGCCTGGTGCGGGGCGCTTCCAAGGGCGAAGGGCTGGGCAACCAGTTCCTCGCCAATATCCGCGAAGTGGACGCCATCGTTCATGTACTGCGGTGCTTCGAGGATGGCGACGTGACCCATGTCGAGGGCCGCGTCGATCCCATCGCCGATGCCGAGACGGTAGAGACCGAACTGATGCTCGCCGACCTCGACAGCCTTGAGAAGCGCGTCCCGAACCTCTTCAAAAAGGGCCAGCAGGGCGACAAGGAGGCAAAGGCTGCGGCGTCGGTGCTCGGCCAGGCGCTTGACCTGCTCCGGGAGGGAAAGCCCGCCCGCCTCACCCGGCCAAAGGACGATGAGGAAGCCCGGCTGTTCGCCCAGGCGCAACTCCTCACCTCAAAGCCCGTGCTCTACGTCTGCAATGTCGAGGAAGCGTCCGCCGCTTCGGGCAACGCACACAGCGCGCGCGTGTTCGATAAGGCAGGGGCGGAAGGCGCAAAGGCTGTCGTCATTTCCGCCGCCATAGAGGCCGAGATCGTGCAGATGGACGCGGCGGACCGGCCGGAGTTCCTTGCCGAACTGGGCCTGTCGGAAACCGGCCTCGCCCGCATTATCCGCGCGGGCTATGAATTGCTGGATCTGATCACCTTCTTCACCGTCGGCCCCAAGGAAGCGCGCGCCTGGACGGTGGAAAAAGGCGCAAGGGCGCCGCAGGCGGCCGGCGCCATCCACACCGATTTCGAGCGCGGCTTCATCCGGGCGGAAACCATGTCCTATCAGGATTATGTGACGCTGGGCGGAGAAGCGGCCGCGCGTGACGCCGGGCGGCTTCGCTCGGAGGGCAAGGACTATGTCGTCCATGACGGCGACATCATGCTATTCCGGTTCAACGTATAG
- the phoB gene encoding phosphate regulon transcriptional regulator PhoB — protein sequence MAARPRILLVEDDPNLAELVRYNLEREDFEVETTPDGEEALLLARETPPDLVVLDWMIESLSGIEVCRRLRRLPETANVPIIMLTARVEEEDRIRGLETGADDYITKPFSPRELAARVSAVLRRVRPALAGGSLSYADIEMDTAAHRVRRGGKAVPLGPTEFRLLRHFLEHPGRVFSRERLLDAVWGQDTDIELRTVDVHIRRLRKAINDNGGADVIRTVRSAGYALDAD from the coding sequence ATGGCCGCACGTCCCCGCATCCTCCTTGTCGAGGATGATCCCAATCTCGCCGAGCTGGTGCGCTACAATCTGGAGCGCGAGGACTTCGAGGTCGAGACCACGCCCGACGGGGAGGAGGCGCTGCTGCTTGCGCGGGAAACGCCTCCCGATCTGGTGGTGCTTGACTGGATGATCGAGAGCCTGTCCGGCATAGAGGTCTGCCGAAGGCTGCGCCGCTTGCCGGAAACTGCCAATGTGCCGATCATCATGCTGACGGCGCGGGTCGAGGAAGAAGATCGAATCCGTGGCCTGGAGACGGGCGCGGACGATTATATCACCAAGCCCTTTTCCCCGCGCGAGCTTGCAGCGCGCGTCTCGGCCGTGCTTCGCCGCGTGCGTCCCGCGCTTGCGGGCGGCAGCCTGAGCTATGCCGATATCGAAATGGATACGGCCGCGCACCGCGTCCGCAGGGGCGGAAAGGCGGTTCCCCTGGGGCCGACAGAGTTTCGCCTGCTCCGCCATTTCCTGGAACACCCCGGCCGCGTCTTCTCGCGCGAGCGGCTGCTCGACGCCGTGTGGGGGCAGGACACCGACATAGAGCTTCGCACCGTGGATGTGCACATCCGCCGCCTGCGCAAGGCGATCAACGACAATGGCGGGGCGGACGTGATCCGTACCGTCCGGTCGGCGGGATATGCGCTCGACGCGGATTAG
- the phoU gene encoding phosphate signaling complex protein PhoU codes for MATTTGHTVKAFDDDLDELRALISQMGGLAEAAIADAVQALARKDTDLALRVIEGDKKIDQIEVDVERLAVRLIALRAPMADDLREVVAALKTAGVIERIGDYAKNIAKRVAIFAESNPIAPMTIVPEMARVVAQMVKSALDAFVARDAELAARVRERDKTVDDFYNSLFRTLLTYMMENPNNITASAHLLFIAKNLERIGDHATNVAEMVYYSATGVYLDEREKGGDSITPVKAG; via the coding sequence ATGGCCACCACGACCGGACATACAGTCAAGGCATTCGACGACGATCTCGACGAACTGCGGGCGCTCATCAGCCAGATGGGCGGCCTAGCGGAAGCCGCGATCGCCGATGCGGTGCAAGCCCTTGCCCGCAAGGACACCGACCTCGCGCTTCGCGTGATCGAGGGCGACAAGAAGATCGACCAGATCGAAGTCGATGTGGAACGTCTGGCGGTGCGGCTCATCGCGCTGCGCGCGCCGATGGCGGACGATCTTCGCGAAGTCGTCGCCGCGCTGAAGACGGCGGGCGTCATCGAGCGGATCGGCGACTATGCCAAGAACATCGCGAAGCGTGTCGCGATCTTCGCCGAATCCAATCCCATCGCGCCGATGACGATCGTGCCGGAAATGGCCCGGGTCGTGGCGCAGATGGTGAAATCGGCGCTCGACGCCTTCGTCGCCCGCGACGCTGAACTGGCCGCGCGGGTCCGCGAACGCGACAAGACGGTGGACGATTTCTACAACAGCCTGTTCCGCACGCTGCTGACCTATATGATGGAAAATCCGAACAACATCACCGCGTCGGCCCACCTTCTGTTCATCGCCAAGAATCTGGAGCGGATCGGCGATCACGCCACCAACGTCGCCGAGATGGTCTATTACAGCGCGACGGGCGTCTATCTGGACGAACGTGAAAAGGGCGGGGACTCGATCACCCCGGTGAAGGCGGGATAA
- the pstB gene encoding phosphate ABC transporter ATP-binding protein PstB yields the protein MDAPAHRTAGGTSPLKMTARNVNVFYGDKQAIKDVSIDVDQDHVTAFIGPSGCGKSTFLRTLNRMNDTVESARVEGDITLDGEDIYGSSMDVVQLRARVGMVFQKPNPFPKSIYENVAYGPRIHGLASTKADLDRMVEKSLRRAGLWEEVKDRLLDSGTALSGGQQQRLCIARAIAVDPEVILMDEPCSALDPIATAKIEELIHELRGRYAIVIVTHNMQQAARVSQKTAFFHLGNLVEYGDTSEIFTNPRETRTKDYITGRYG from the coding sequence ATGGATGCCCCCGCGCATCGCACGGCGGGTGGTACGTCCCCGCTGAAGATGACCGCCCGCAACGTCAACGTCTTCTATGGCGACAAGCAGGCGATCAAGGATGTCTCGATCGACGTCGATCAGGACCATGTGACCGCTTTCATCGGTCCGTCGGGATGTGGCAAGTCCACCTTCCTGCGGACGCTGAACCGGATGAACGACACCGTTGAAAGCGCGCGTGTCGAAGGCGACATCACGCTGGACGGCGAGGATATCTACGGGTCCAGCATGGACGTGGTGCAGCTTCGCGCCCGTGTGGGCATGGTGTTCCAGAAGCCCAACCCGTTCCCGAAGTCGATCTATGAGAACGTCGCCTATGGGCCGCGCATCCATGGCCTTGCGTCCACCAAGGCGGATCTGGACCGCATGGTCGAAAAGTCGCTGCGGCGCGCCGGTCTGTGGGAAGAGGTGAAGGATCGCCTGCTTGACAGCGGGACCGCGCTTTCGGGCGGCCAGCAGCAGCGCCTTTGCATCGCCCGCGCCATCGCGGTCGATCCCGAGGTAATCCTGATGGACGAGCCATGCTCGGCGCTGGACCCGATCGCCACCGCCAAGATCGAGGAACTGATCCACGAATTGCGCGGGCGCTATGCGATCGTGATCGTCACCCACAATATGCAGCAGGCTGCGCGCGTCAGCCAGAAGACGGCGTTTTTCCATCTCGGCAATCTGGTCGAATATGGCGACACGTCGGAAATCTTCACCAACCCGCGCGAAACCCGTACCAAGGATTACATCACCGGCCGCTACGGCTGA
- the pstA gene encoding phosphate ABC transporter permease PstA, protein MRSRVRRRYRSERIFRTTGFLAVSLSVLFLAFLLFDMLSKGASGFQQAEIAVPVTLDSGELMLTKAQLQGPEADAALAAADIQGAVVRGATQAYGDKGIRLLSEGAWVRVRNMLEDDPSLLGKTTTMWLSAESNLDLIAKGKMPESAAPEAAASYQRLMAQDQVRVAFNWTFLTGADSTDPTLAGIWGAFKGSLITMFVTLLISFPVGVLSALYLEEYAPRNRWTDMIEVSINNLAAVPSIIFGLLGLAVFLNFMHMPRSAPLVGGLTLALMTLPVIVIAGRNAIKSVPPSIRDAALGVGASPVQVVFHHVLPLALPGILTGTIIGMARALGETAPLLMIGMRAFISAPPTGITEPATVLPVQIFLWSDEVSRGFVEKTSAAIIVLLVFLLAMNGLAIYLRNKFERRW, encoded by the coding sequence ATGCGGTCACGTGTTCGCCGCCGTTACCGGTCCGAGCGGATCTTCCGGACGACGGGGTTCCTTGCGGTAAGCCTGTCGGTGCTGTTCCTCGCGTTCCTTCTGTTCGACATGCTGTCGAAGGGCGCGTCCGGCTTCCAGCAGGCGGAGATCGCCGTCCCGGTGACGCTGGACAGCGGGGAGCTGATGCTGACCAAGGCCCAGTTGCAGGGGCCTGAAGCGGACGCTGCCCTCGCCGCGGCCGACATTCAGGGCGCGGTGGTCCGTGGCGCGACCCAAGCCTATGGCGACAAGGGCATCCGCCTGCTGTCGGAAGGCGCATGGGTGCGCGTCCGCAACATGCTGGAGGATGATCCGTCGCTGCTCGGCAAGACGACCACCATGTGGCTGTCGGCCGAAAGCAATCTGGATCTCATCGCCAAGGGCAAGATGCCCGAATCCGCCGCGCCCGAAGCCGCTGCCTCCTATCAGCGGCTGATGGCGCAGGACCAGGTCCGCGTCGCCTTCAACTGGACCTTCCTGACGGGCGCTGATTCCACCGATCCGACCCTGGCGGGCATCTGGGGCGCGTTCAAGGGATCGCTGATCACGATGTTCGTGACCCTACTGATCAGCTTCCCCGTCGGTGTGCTGTCGGCGCTTTATCTTGAGGAATATGCCCCGAGGAATCGCTGGACCGACATGATCGAGGTTTCGATCAACAATCTGGCGGCGGTGCCTTCGATCATCTTCGGCCTGCTCGGCCTGGCCGTGTTCCTCAACTTCATGCACATGCCGCGATCGGCCCCGCTCGTGGGCGGCCTCACGCTGGCCCTGATGACGCTGCCGGTCATCGTCATCGCGGGGCGCAACGCCATCAAATCGGTGCCGCCGTCCATTCGCGACGCCGCGCTGGGCGTTGGCGCATCGCCGGTGCAGGTCGTGTTCCATCACGTCCTTCCGCTGGCTCTGCCGGGCATATTGACCGGCACGATCATCGGCATGGCCCGCGCGCTTGGCGAAACCGCGCCGCTGCTGATGATCGGCATGCGCGCCTTCATATCCGCGCCGCCGACCGGAATCACCGAACCGGCAACCGTGCTGCCCGTCCAGATCTTTCTCTGGTCCGACGAGGTAAGCCGCGGGTTCGTCGAGAAAACCTCTGCCGCAATCATTGTGCTGCTGGTCTTCCTGCTCGCGATGAACGGCCTGGCCATCTATCTCCGCAACAAATTCGAGAGGCGCTGGTGA
- the pstC gene encoding phosphate ABC transporter permease subunit PstC: MSLLVIAVLILGLGAIGWITARIRATAFAGPGRKTRPNSLPNYHGWYVAIWAAGPALLLLAAWSFVQPSLVTADILSSYSAAERPQTDIERQALLAEINGLVSGSIEAAFDPRADQGVEVYEASSARWGWIAFVVAALVGLAGAAWAFSRVRPDFRARTRVERVVMGTLLVASLIAIVTTFGIVASLLLESIRFFQSVSPFEFLFGTNWSPQTAIRADQVGSSGAFGAVPLFWGTIFIGAIIAMIVAIPLGLMSAIYLTQYARPKVRSVLKPVLEVLAGVPTVVYGYFAALTVAPAVREFAVSIGISNASSESALAAGMVMGVMIIPFVSSMADDSINAVPQAMRDGSLAMGATTSETIRRVLVPAALPGIVGGVLLAVSRAIGETMIVVMAAGLAARMTANPFASVTTVTTQIVQLLTGDQEFDSPKTLSAFALGLVLFIVTLTLNIIALRVVRKYREAYE; the protein is encoded by the coding sequence GTGTCATTGCTCGTCATTGCGGTTCTCATCCTCGGGCTCGGCGCGATCGGCTGGATCACCGCTCGTATCCGCGCCACGGCCTTTGCCGGTCCAGGCAGGAAGACGCGGCCCAATTCCCTGCCCAACTATCATGGCTGGTATGTCGCGATCTGGGCTGCGGGACCTGCGTTGCTGCTTCTGGCGGCGTGGAGCTTTGTCCAGCCCTCGCTCGTCACCGCCGACATCCTTTCCTCCTATTCCGCCGCCGAGCGGCCGCAGACGGACATAGAACGTCAGGCGCTGCTCGCCGAGATAAACGGCCTTGTTTCCGGGAGCATCGAGGCCGCGTTCGATCCGCGGGCCGATCAGGGCGTGGAAGTTTACGAGGCGTCGTCCGCCCGCTGGGGCTGGATCGCCTTTGTCGTCGCGGCGCTGGTCGGCCTTGCTGGCGCGGCCTGGGCATTCTCGCGCGTCCGCCCCGATTTTCGCGCCCGCACCCGCGTCGAACGCGTGGTCATGGGGACGCTTCTGGTCGCCTCGCTGATCGCGATTGTCACCACCTTCGGCATCGTTGCGTCGCTGCTGCTGGAATCGATCCGCTTCTTCCAGTCCGTCTCGCCATTCGAGTTCCTGTTCGGGACGAACTGGAGCCCGCAGACCGCGATCCGCGCCGATCAGGTCGGGTCAAGCGGGGCATTCGGCGCGGTGCCGCTGTTCTGGGGCACGATATTCATCGGCGCCATCATTGCGATGATCGTCGCCATCCCGCTGGGGCTGATGAGCGCGATCTATCTCACCCAGTACGCCCGCCCAAAGGTGCGCAGCGTGCTGAAGCCGGTGCTTGAGGTGCTGGCCGGCGTGCCGACCGTGGTCTACGGCTATTTCGCCGCTCTCACCGTCGCCCCGGCCGTTCGCGAGTTCGCGGTCAGCATCGGCATAAGCAACGCCTCGTCCGAATCCGCGCTTGCGGCCGGCATGGTGATGGGCGTGATGATCATCCCGTTCGTTTCCTCCATGGCCGATGACTCGATCAACGCCGTGCCGCAGGCGATGCGCGATGGTTCGCTCGCCATGGGTGCGACGACATCCGAGACGATCCGCCGCGTGCTGGTGCCCGCAGCGCTTCCCGGCATCGTCGGCGGCGTGCTGCTGGCGGTAAGCCGCGCGATCGGCGAGACGATGATCGTGGTGATGGCCGCCGGTCTTGCCGCGCGCATGACCGCCAATCCCTTTGCTTCGGTGACCACGGTCACGACCCAGATCGTCCAGCTGCTGACGGGCGATCAGGAGTTCGATTCGCCCAAGACGCTGTCGGCTTTCGCGCTGGGCCTGGTCCTGTTCATCGTCACCCTGACCCTCAACATCATCGCGCTTCGCGTGGTGAGAAAATATCGCGAGGCTTATGAGTAA
- a CDS encoding substrate-binding domain-containing protein → MASKLLAASAAIAAIAACQGVGGSAEARTQIRAVGSSTVYPFTTAVAEQFVQKNPKFKPPIVESTGTGGGFKLFCGGVGAQHPDVSNASRRIKASEVAQCSANGVTNIIELKVGVDGLAVATGKATQFPGLTTADIYKALAANPFGKPQTAKTWKDVNPALPAVAIRVYGPPPTSGTRDSLHELHLIPGCNSNPAMKALAKSDKKKHEEVCTKIREDGAFIEAGENDNLIVQKLAANPNTLGFFGYSFLEENGDKVKGIAINGVEPSMESIASFKYPAARPLFVYIKGAHLKAVPGLKEFVAEYTRESTWGPQGYLVRRGLVPMDTAERQRYAKIAGSLAPLDLASVK, encoded by the coding sequence TTGGCAAGCAAGCTCCTCGCGGCATCCGCCGCTATCGCCGCTATCGCGGCATGTCAGGGCGTAGGCGGTTCCGCCGAAGCTCGTACTCAGATCCGGGCGGTTGGTTCCTCCACCGTCTATCCGTTCACCACGGCTGTTGCTGAGCAGTTCGTTCAGAAGAATCCGAAGTTCAAGCCGCCGATCGTCGAATCGACCGGCACCGGCGGCGGGTTCAAGCTGTTCTGCGGCGGCGTCGGCGCACAGCACCCGGACGTGTCGAACGCCTCGCGTCGCATCAAGGCTTCCGAAGTCGCCCAGTGCTCCGCCAATGGCGTGACCAACATCATCGAGCTGAAGGTCGGCGTCGATGGCCTGGCGGTTGCGACCGGCAAGGCCACGCAGTTCCCCGGCCTGACCACGGCCGACATCTACAAGGCGCTGGCCGCCAACCCGTTCGGCAAGCCGCAGACCGCGAAGACCTGGAAGGACGTCAACCCGGCGCTTCCGGCCGTCGCCATCCGCGTCTATGGCCCGCCGCCCACGTCCGGCACCCGCGACTCGCTGCATGAGCTCCACCTGATTCCGGGCTGCAACTCCAACCCGGCTATGAAGGCGCTCGCCAAGTCGGACAAGAAGAAGCACGAGGAAGTCTGCACGAAGATTCGTGAGGACGGCGCCTTTATCGAAGCCGGTGAGAACGACAACCTCATCGTCCAGAAGCTGGCCGCCAATCCCAACACGCTCGGCTTCTTCGGCTACAGCTTCCTTGAGGAAAACGGCGACAAGGTGAAGGGCATCGCCATCAACGGCGTGGAGCCTTCGATGGAAAGCATCGCGAGCTTCAAATATCCGGCTGCCCGTCCGCTGTTCGTCTACATCAAGGGCGCGCACCTGAAGGCCGTTCCCGGCCTGAAGGAATTCGTGGCTGAATATACCCGCGAGTCCACCTGGGGCCCGCAGGGTTATCTGGTCCGTCGCGGGCTGGTTCCGATGGATACCGCGGAGCGTCAGCGCTACGCGAAGATCGCCGGTTCGCTCGCTCCGCTGGATCTCGCCAGCGTGAAGTAA
- a CDS encoding sensor histidine kinase, with protein MTDAVRDASRFWLGRMAVAGLAVATAAIAIGFGLAPWWAVIIPAVLSAVAGALLVQDPPSYSAAEANVPSRDSYDPPAHELIERIEHPFIVVDAKRRVELANAMARKLLGEHIVGQDVRLALRNPAAAALLTEGAPPGSRTELLDLGGQDQRWELLADPIGNDKQAVRIVDRTALRAAEKMRVDFVANASHELRTPLATLIGFIETLEGPAVEDADARRRFLAIMRGEAQRMIRLVDDLMSLSRIEADKHRQPTAPVALIPLAEEVRDALGHRLAKGERKMLIDAEPGLPPVAGDRDQLLQLLHNLVGNAIKYGRPGTTVKVRLRRDGASMVRLTVEDEGEGIAAEHLPRLTERFYRVDPGRSRSVGGTGLGLAIVKHIVERHRGQLLIDSEIGVGTRVTALLPTAASLG; from the coding sequence ATGACAGACGCGGTGCGTGACGCCAGCCGATTCTGGCTTGGCCGGATGGCGGTCGCGGGGCTTGCGGTCGCGACCGCCGCGATCGCCATCGGATTCGGTCTCGCGCCCTGGTGGGCGGTCATCATTCCCGCGGTTCTGTCAGCCGTCGCCGGCGCCTTGCTGGTGCAGGACCCGCCGTCCTATTCCGCAGCCGAGGCGAATGTGCCGTCGAGGGACAGCTATGATCCCCCGGCGCATGAACTGATCGAACGGATCGAGCATCCCTTCATCGTCGTCGATGCAAAGCGCCGGGTGGAGCTTGCCAATGCGATGGCGCGCAAACTGCTGGGCGAACATATCGTGGGGCAGGACGTGCGACTGGCGCTCCGCAACCCGGCAGCGGCGGCGCTGCTGACGGAGGGCGCGCCGCCCGGCTCCAGAACCGAACTCCTCGATCTGGGCGGACAGGATCAGCGGTGGGAACTGCTTGCCGACCCCATCGGAAACGACAAGCAGGCGGTACGCATCGTCGATCGCACGGCCCTGCGCGCGGCCGAAAAGATGCGCGTCGATTTCGTCGCCAACGCAAGCCATGAACTTCGCACCCCGCTGGCGACGCTGATCGGCTTTATTGAGACGCTTGAAGGTCCGGCGGTAGAGGATGCCGATGCCAGGCGGCGCTTCCTCGCCATCATGCGCGGCGAGGCGCAGCGCATGATCCGGCTGGTGGACGATCTGATGTCGCTGTCGCGAATCGAGGCCGACAAGCACCGGCAGCCGACGGCCCCCGTCGCGCTCATCCCGCTGGCAGAGGAGGTGCGCGACGCGCTGGGCCACCGGCTGGCCAAGGGAGAGCGGAAGATGCTGATCGACGCCGAGCCGGGGCTGCCGCCGGTCGCGGGCGACAGGGATCAGCTTCTCCAGCTTCTGCACAATCTGGTCGGCAACGCGATCAAATATGGGCGGCCGGGCACGACGGTCAAAGTCCGTCTGCGGCGCGACGGCGCGTCGATGGTGCGGCTGACGGTAGAGGATGAGGGGGAGGGAATTGCGGCCGAGCATCTCCCCCGGCTGACCGAGCGATTCTATCGAGTCGATCCCGGAAGGTCGCGTTCGGTCGGCGGCACGGGACTGGGGCTGGCGATCGTCAAGCATATCGTCGAGCGGCATCGCGGACAGCTGTTGATCGACAGTGAAATCGGCGTCGGAACCCGCGTCACCGCACTGCTACCGACCGCCGCTTCGCTGGGCTGA
- a CDS encoding HAD family hydrolase has protein sequence MSAFPFDLVVFDLDGTLVDTGPDLTAALNHVLHRMGRQTVTEAAVRDMVGLGAAKLLERGLDATGGGTPEMVQAGLADFLNFYGDNICVHSRPYAGVEQAMDHLETLGCRLAICTNKPERMSAALISSLGWDGRFAANLGGDSLPVRKPDPLHLTETIARAGGGRVAFIGDSIVDVLTARAAAVPVITVAFGFADRPADELGGDVLIHHFDELVPALREIRLPDELNDRRGA, from the coding sequence ATGAGCGCATTTCCATTTGATCTCGTCGTTTTCGATCTCGACGGTACGTTGGTGGACACCGGACCCGATCTCACGGCGGCCCTCAACCATGTGCTTCATCGCATGGGTCGCCAGACTGTGACCGAAGCCGCCGTGCGCGATATGGTTGGCCTTGGCGCGGCGAAGCTGCTGGAACGGGGGCTGGACGCCACCGGCGGCGGCACGCCGGAGATGGTGCAGGCAGGGCTTGCGGATTTTCTGAACTTTTACGGCGATAACATCTGCGTCCACTCGCGCCCCTATGCCGGCGTGGAACAGGCGATGGACCATCTGGAGACGCTGGGCTGCCGCCTTGCGATCTGCACCAACAAGCCCGAACGGATGAGCGCCGCGCTGATCTCATCGCTTGGGTGGGACGGCCGCTTTGCCGCCAATCTCGGCGGTGACAGCCTGCCTGTGCGCAAGCCCGATCCGCTGCACCTGACCGAAACCATCGCCAGGGCAGGGGGCGGCAGGGTCGCCTTTATCGGGGACTCGATTGTGGATGTGCTCACCGCAAGGGCAGCGGCCGTGCCGGTGATCACGGTCGCTTTCGGCTTTGCGGATCGTCCCGCCGATGAACTGGGCGGGGATGTGCTCATCCACCATTTCGACGAACTGGTTCCGGCGTTGCGCGAAATACGCCTGCCGGACGAATTGAATGACAGACGCGGTGCGTGA
- the glmU gene encoding bifunctional UDP-N-acetylglucosamine diphosphorylase/glucosamine-1-phosphate N-acetyltransferase GlmU — MPSTPIAAVVLAAGMGTRMKSDLHKVLHPLAGRPMLFHLLDSVAALDPERQVVVAGARREQVESALAGLDVKLVTQEPQLGTGHAVLQAKGVLAGFDGDVLILYGDVPLVTTATMRRMLDRLHEADSPAAVVLGFRPTDPLAYGRVIAGPDGIIEKMVEYKDATDAERAVDLCNSGLMAVRSTDLFGLLARVGNSNAAGEYYLPDIVMLAAADGRRSAVVETGADEVAGVNSRSELALVEAEWQRRRRLAAMTDGVTLIAPETVWFSHDTAVGRDVVVEPNVVFGPGVQVEDGVVIHAFSHLEGATVKSGAKVGPYARLRPGAVIGEKARVGNFVEVKAATLGAGAKANHLSYIGDASVGANANIGAGTITCNYDGFLKYRTEIGAGAFIGSNSALVAPVKIGDGAVVGAGSVVTMDVEADALAVARARQANMPGWAAKFRATMAERKKAKG, encoded by the coding sequence ATGCCGTCCACTCCGATCGCCGCCGTCGTACTCGCCGCCGGAATGGGAACACGGATGAAGTCGGACCTTCATAAAGTGCTCCACCCCCTCGCCGGGCGGCCGATGCTGTTTCACCTGCTCGACAGCGTGGCGGCGCTGGACCCCGAACGCCAGGTCGTGGTTGCGGGCGCGCGCCGCGAACAGGTGGAATCGGCGCTAGCCGGGCTGGATGTCAAATTGGTGACACAGGAGCCGCAGCTTGGCACCGGCCATGCCGTGCTTCAGGCAAAGGGTGTGCTGGCCGGGTTCGACGGTGATGTCCTGATCCTCTATGGCGATGTTCCGCTGGTGACCACGGCCACCATGCGGCGGATGCTGGACCGGCTGCACGAGGCGGACAGCCCTGCGGCGGTGGTGCTTGGCTTCCGCCCCACCGATCCGCTGGCCTATGGCCGCGTCATCGCAGGGCCAGACGGCATCATCGAAAAGATGGTCGAGTACAAGGACGCGACCGATGCCGAACGTGCGGTCGATCTGTGCAACTCGGGCCTGATGGCGGTGCGGTCGACCGATCTGTTCGGCCTGCTCGCGCGCGTGGGCAACAGCAATGCTGCCGGTGAATATTATCTGCCCGACATCGTGATGCTGGCCGCTGCCGACGGCAGGCGAAGCGCGGTCGTGGAAACCGGCGCGGACGAAGTGGCGGGCGTCAACAGCCGTTCCGAACTGGCGCTGGTCGAAGCCGAATGGCAGCGCCGCCGCCGGCTCGCCGCCATGACCGATGGGGTTACGCTGATCGCGCCAGAGACGGTCTGGTTTTCCCATGATACGGCTGTCGGACGAGATGTTGTTGTGGAACCCAATGTGGTGTTCGGCCCCGGTGTGCAGGTGGAAGACGGCGTGGTGATCCACGCATTCAGCCATCTGGAAGGCGCGACGGTGAAATCCGGCGCGAAGGTCGGCCCTTATGCCCGCCTGAGGCCGGGCGCGGTAATCGGCGAGAAGGCGCGCGTCGGCAATTTCGTGGAGGTGAAGGCCGCAACGCTCGGCGCGGGCGCAAAGGCCAATCACCTGAGCTATATCGGCGACGCCAGCGTCGGCGCCAACGCCAACATCGGCGCGGGGACCATCACCTGCAACTATGACGGCTTCCTGAAATATCGCACGGAAATAGGCGCAGGCGCATTCATCGGCTCCAACAGCGCGCTGGTCGCGCCCGTCAAGATCGGCGACGGCGCGGTTGTCGGCGCGGGATCGGTCGTCACGATGGACGTGGAGGCCGACGCGCTTGCCGTCGCGCGCGCGCGGCAGGCGAATATGCCTGGCTGGGCCGCGAAGTTCCGCGCAACGATGGCGGAACGGAAAAAGGCCAAGGGTTGA